The genomic stretch ACGGTGGAGATTTACCAGATTATAAAGTAAGTGCAGCATCAAGTACAGGTGATACAGGTTCAATAAGCATTGACCCAACCAATACAACAGATGTAGATGATGGCTTAACTGTAACAGTTGATTCTCAATTAGCTTCAATTACTGAAGGGACAGCAACAACTTCTACAATAGTGGGAGATGCGGAATCTACAAACCCAGATAATTCAACAATCACATTTAGTATAGATGACACAACAAACTATGCAATCGATCCAACATCAGGTGTTATTACATTAACAACTGCTGGTGCAAAAATCGTAAATGACGGTGGAGATTTACCAGATTATAAAGTAAGTGCAGCATCAAGTACAGGTGATACAGGTTCAATAAGCATTGACCCAGTAGATACAGATGTATTACCAGAAATTACTATCAATGATACTATATTGACAAATGACAATACTCCAACATTTAGTGGAACTTCTGAAAATACAGATGGCGACTTTACGTTAAATGTAAATGGAGAAGACTATACAGTTACACCAGAAGCAAATGGAACATGGAGCTTTACTATTCCAGCAGAAGATGCTTTAGATGATGGAAATTATACAGCTACTATTTCAGGAAGTGATGCACAAGGAAACAATGTAAGTGCAAATGATGCTCTTACAGTAGATGCAGATGCACCTGATATTAATGAATTAAAAATAACAGATATTGTTGATACAAATGGAGATCATTCTGAGATTATAATGAGTGGTACAGCAGATGAAGCTGGTAATACAATTAAACTTTATGATGAAGATGATAATTATTTAGGTTCAACAACTGTATTAGAAAATGGAACTTGGAGTTTTGATATTACAAATTTAGAAAACACTCCTCGAAATGATAATGAATTCTTTAAAGTAACAGAAACTGATGCTGCTGGTAATGTAACAGCTGAAACACCTGCGGTTCATTTTAATGCCTTTACTTGGAATAATGCTCAAAGTGATGATTTTGATGATTATGCATTAGCAGGTAGTGGTGATGATACTTTTACTTTTAATGATAATGATGTAAATGATAGTATTGTTTTTGATGGTGGAGATGGAACAGATACTGTTATTTTAAGTGGAAATAGAGAAGACTTTACTATTAGTATAAATGATAAGGGCGAAATTGTAATTGTTGATAATATCAATACCACAGGTGATACTATCATTGTAAGAAACACAGAGGTTTTCAAATTCAATGATGGTACATTTACCGCTGAAACTGTACTTTCAGGAGATTTACCAGAAATTTCTATTAATGATATTGGCTTAACTAATGACGATACTCCAACATTTAGTGGAACTTCACAAAATACAGATGGAGACTTTACTTTAAGTGTAAATGGAAAAGATTACAATGTTACACCTGAATCAAATGGAACGTGGGTGTTTACTATTCCAGCAGTAGATGCTTTAGCTGATGGAAATTATACAGCTACAATAAAAGGAAGTGATGGGCAAGGAAATCAAACATCTGCTAGTGATAGTTTGAGTATAGATGCAACTGCACCTGATATAAATGATTTAAAAATTACTGATATTGTTGATAATGAGGGTGATTATTCAAGTGTAACTATGAAAGGTACGGGAGCTGAAGTTGGAAATACTGTTACCCTTTATAATGAGGATGGAGATGCAGTTGGGACAACAGAAGTTCAATCTGATGGTACTTGGAATCTTTCAATTGAAAATCAAAGTGGAACACCTGTTAATGATAATGAATTTTATTCTGTGACAGAAACAGACAGTGTTGGGAATACAACAGCGCAAACAAATAGCACACATTATTGGCATGGGTCTTCGTCTAATATTAATACTGAATCAAGTGATGATTATGTAATGACTGGATCTGGAAATGATAGAATTAATACAGATGATGTATTATCTGGAACGAATGAAAATGGATATGTGACTAGTAATAACGATGATACAAATGATTCCTTAGTAATAGATGCGGGAGATGGAACAGATACTGTTTCTTTTGGAAAAGATATTGAAGAATACACGATTACGACTGATTCAACTGGAAATGTAATTGTAACAGAATCGATTGAAAGCGATAGTAATGATGACGGAAAAGGCGATGTTACAGAGCTTAGAAATGTAGAAACAATTGAATTTAAAGATGGTACTTATGATGTAGCAAGTGCTGTCTTTACTTCATACAATGTAGCTCCTGATGCAGTAGATGATAATACAATACAAGAGAGTGTTTTCTTAGGAACAAAAGAAGAAGACGGAAGCATCTCTCAGTGGGGAGCACAAAATACAGATGGTTCTTTAACCTACTCAACAGAAAATGGAAATGAAATCACTATAAGTGCAACAAGAGATGGATCAAGTACATCTATTGGATTTATGGATGATGATTTAGATAATCAAAAAGGCGTTGGTATAGGTGCCGTAGGTGGAAATGATGCACAATTAGAACAAAATGAAACCGTAACAATTGATTTTGGCGGAACTATTTTGGCAGGTGCAGAAATTGGATTAGCTGGACTTGGGGGCCATTTTGTTAGTACTCATAGTGCAGATGCAAAAGCAACATGGGAAGCATATGATAATAATGGAAATGTAGTAGCAAGCGGAGAATTACAACAAGATGATGATGCTTCTGTAATGACTAACTCTTTTACTGTAGGGGTAGCTTTTTCAAGTATTGAATTTTCTTTAAATGCAAATATAAATTCAAACTTTACTATTCAATACGTAGATGCTACTTATGTGGCTTCTGATATTACAACACAAGAAGATACGTCTCTTATTATTCAAGCCTCAGATTTATTGGCAAATGATACAGATACCAATGGTGATACAATAACAATTACAAATGTGACGGCTAGTACTAACACACATGGTACAGTTAGTTTAGATGATAATGGAAATGTTGTTTTTACCCCTGAAGAAAATTATTCAGGGGTTGCTAGTTTTACGTATACCATTAGTGATGGAAATGGGAAAAGTGATACTGCAACGGTTACAGTACAAGTAAACAGCGTTAATGATGCACCTGTTATTGATGCTTTATCTACACAAATAGTAGTAGAGGACGGAACCTTAGTTGGTCAAATTACTGCAAGTGATGCAGAAGGGGATACTTTAAGTTTTACTATTAAAGCTGGTGCTGATATACCAAATGGATTGATTGTAAATACAGATGGAAGTTATACCTTTGATGCAAGTTCATATGATTCTTTAAATGAAGGACAGTATGCAAATATCTTAGTGCCAATTGTAGTTAGTGATGGAAATGGGGGAATAAGTGAAACAACCTTAAATATTAATGTTACAGGTCTTAATAATGATCTTACTTTTGTAAGTGAGAGAGCTGGATATGATAATGTGGTTGGATATTATGAAATAGATGAGAATGGAAAGCCTATAGGAGAAGCAACCATAGTTGTGGATAATCAAAATGGAATGAATTCTGGGGCGCATTTAAGTGATTTAAATCCTAATACAAACTATGGATTCTTTATAATTGCTGGTTATAATGCAGATGATACTGTTGATGAAAACAGTGTAATTACTTTTGATACTACAAGTTCAACGCCTGTATTATTAATAGATGGAACTGCTTCATCTTTTCCTGTGTATTATGATAACCCTGTTTTTAATAGCGATGGAAAAGATCATTTTGTGTTTACTTCTGATGGACAAGGTGGAACAACTATTAAGATTGAAGATTTACCTAATCTAGGAGATGCTGATTTTGATGATTTAGTATTACATCTTAATTATGAAATTAGTGATAAAACATTGGCTGATTTTGCAGGTAAGGTTACACTTGATATTGAAGTGGTAAGTTACAATGTTGAAAAAGGAATGGGTAATATAGAGGATAAAATCAAGGAAATTGAATTAAATGATGATACTATTATTATAAATGGTGATTTAAATAATGAAATGGAATTAGGTTCTAGTGATGATGTGGTTTATATAGAAGGTAATACGAATGAAAAAATAAAGCTAGAAGCAGGTGATGATACTCTAGCTATAAGTGGGAATGTAAATAAAGAAATTAAGACAGGCTCTGGTGATGATGCGGTTTACATTGAAGGCAATACAAATGAAAAAATA from Campylobacteraceae bacterium encodes the following:
- a CDS encoding tandem-95 repeat protein gives rise to the protein GGDLPDYKVSAASSTGDTGSISIDPTNTTDVDDGLTVTVDSQLASITEGTATTSTIVGDAESTNPDNSTITFSIDDTTNYAIDPTSGVITLTTAGAKIVNDGGDLPDYKVSAASSTGDTGSISIDPVDTDVLPEITINDTILTNDNTPTFSGTSENTDGDFTLNVNGEDYTVTPEANGTWSFTIPAEDALDDGNYTATISGSDAQGNNVSANDALTVDADAPDINELKITDIVDTNGDHSEIIMSGTADEAGNTIKLYDEDDNYLGSTTVLENGTWSFDITNLENTPRNDNEFFKVTETDAAGNVTAETPAVHFNAFTWNNAQSDDFDDYALAGSGDDTFTFNDNDVNDSIVFDGGDGTDTVILSGNREDFTISINDKGEIVIVDNINTTGDTIIVRNTEVFKFNDGTFTAETVLSGDLPEISINDIGLTNDDTPTFSGTSQNTDGDFTLSVNGKDYNVTPESNGTWVFTIPAVDALADGNYTATIKGSDGQGNQTSASDSLSIDATAPDINDLKITDIVDNEGDYSSVTMKGTGAEVGNTVTLYNEDGDAVGTTEVQSDGTWNLSIENQSGTPVNDNEFYSVTETDSVGNTTAQTNSTHYWHGSSSNINTESSDDYVMTGSGNDRINTDDVLSGTNENGYVTSNNDDTNDSLVIDAGDGTDTVSFGKDIEEYTITTDSTGNVIVTESIESDSNDDGKGDVTELRNVETIEFKDGTYDVASAVFTSYNVAPDAVDDNTIQESVFLGTKEEDGSISQWGAQNTDGSLTYSTENGNEITISATRDGSSTSIGFMDDDLDNQKGVGIGAVGGNDAQLEQNETVTIDFGGTILAGAEIGLAGLGGHFVSTHSADAKATWEAYDNNGNVVASGELQQDDDASVMTNSFTVGVAFSSIEFSLNANINSNFTIQYVDATYVASDITTQEDTSLIIQASDLLANDTDTNGDTITITNVTASTNTHGTVSLDDNGNVVFTPEENYSGVASFTYTISDGNGKSDTATVTVQVNSVNDAPVIDALSTQIVVEDGTLVGQITASDAEGDTLSFTIKAGADIPNGLIVNTDGSYTFDASSYDSLNEGQYANILVPIVVSDGNGGISETTLNINVTGLNNDLTFVSERAGYDNVVGYYEIDENGKPIGEATIVVDNQNGMNSGAHLSDLNPNTNYGFFIIAGYNADDTVDENSVITFDTTSSTPVLLIDGTASSFPVYYDNPVFNSDGKDHFVFTSDGQGGTTIKIEDLPNLGDADFDDLVLHLNYEISDKTLADFAGKVTLDIEVVSYNVEKGMGNIEDKIKEIELNDDTIIINGDLNNEMELGSSDDVVYIEGNTNEKIKLEAGDDTLAISGNVNKEIKTGSGDDAVYIEGNTNEKIKLEAGDDTLVVSGNVNKEIKSGSGDDRVYIEGNTTDKIKLESGNDMITINGAINKDIDGGSGIDSIVLGSYTKADYDNNVNGIQNKLKNFENFKFSDGETIGDSSVFNESEVTYETTISILATQEDINETLSEVSILIPNNVSMVKDSNGNELSIEDGRVSIEVQTGVQASIILISGSSLSSSEINTIEGSVTTRESNGDTSTATDSIESSTTTMDIVKEGSDIVNLGNDGDGHAYGYAPDDIETQVFDFGVLNAGKTVTLTFDSTATGSWDNAETASSITVDKFIISINDVEEETLTYNHYTDSNNTWNESKTYTGVLNEEGKLEVSFNVKSTYNQEIVNITDIEVELKDAIVDGTYSTPIILDLDNDGIETISLANGVKFDIDNDGDIDLTGWVGADDGLLVRDINNDGIINDASELFGEETIKEDGTKASDGYDALRELDSNEDGVINADDDAFSELKIWQDSNSDGITDEGELMGLKEANVSEISLGTITSNETSNGNVIGLKSSYLDNDGNEKEAADVWFEIEAKDLVLDDDIDLVSAKVEPEVDKMALNNQNVDLKGVLLADEEEYIIFGENENSISLQDSDLKWVKQEENEIIDDEEFKVFESTFSPNSHIKIFIDNDIDVDL